One genomic segment of Chitinophaga sancti includes these proteins:
- a CDS encoding alpha/beta hydrolase has translation MFRKVLTWILVVYVLAGALLYFFQKKLIFHPIVTAADATYHFDVPFQEMNIRVNDKTTINALLFKAEQPRGIVVYFHGNAQNVSYYAYVSQYFAKHGYEVLMMDYPGFGKSTGPLTEDDLYADALQMYQVARSRFSPDSIIIYGRSLGTGIAAQLASIRDCKRLVLEAPYYNLTDMAMKMAPIYPYGFMLNYKFPTNEYLQKVTAPVTIIHGTDDRTVPYESGMKLKAYFKKGDSFITIPGAGHNNLKEYPLFGKTVEGLVK, from the coding sequence ATGTTTCGAAAGGTATTAACCTGGATCTTAGTGGTATATGTACTGGCTGGTGCACTCCTGTACTTTTTCCAGAAGAAACTGATCTTCCATCCGATTGTAACGGCAGCTGATGCTACCTATCATTTTGATGTGCCGTTTCAGGAGATGAATATCAGGGTGAATGACAAGACCACCATCAATGCGCTCCTTTTTAAAGCTGAACAGCCGAGAGGGATTGTGGTGTATTTTCATGGGAATGCACAGAATGTATCTTATTATGCTTACGTGAGTCAGTACTTTGCCAAACATGGGTATGAGGTGTTGATGATGGATTATCCTGGTTTTGGGAAGAGTACGGGTCCATTGACGGAAGATGATCTGTATGCGGATGCATTGCAGATGTACCAGGTGGCGAGGTCTCGATTTTCGCCGGATAGTATTATCATTTACGGCAGGTCTTTGGGAACAGGTATTGCTGCGCAACTGGCTAGTATCAGGGATTGTAAGCGACTTGTATTGGAGGCGCCTTATTATAACCTGACGGATATGGCGATGAAGATGGCGCCGATTTATCCTTATGGGTTTATGTTGAATTATAAGTTTCCGACGAATGAGTATTTGCAGAAAGTGACGGCGCCGGTTACGATTATTCATGGTACGGATGACAGGACGGTGCCTTATGAATCGGGGATGAAGTTGAAGGCGTATTTTAAGAAGGGGGATAGTTTTATTACG
- a CDS encoding HesA/MoeB/ThiF family protein produces the protein MALIEKELAHFRYPIAVPGMGTAMQEKLKESRILVVGAGGLGSPVIQYLSASGVGVIGIADYGVITDEDMHRQPIYHMQDLRKHKAKMAASRLWSSNPFTKHYPLLLQVKPENINQLLEGMDLVIDCSQHMPTHLVVNDACIAKGKPFVIGEVHNWISWWAGFNIAPSSGDAAASYRCNINLIDEYTNFDAGAIGVTHGATGMLIVNEVLKYLAGVPDGLANKLYSMDYLHNVYQTHTLNPDAGILATTKANGLLTAEAYGLELVPDIED, from the coding sequence ATGGCATTAATCGAAAAAGAATTAGCACATTTTAGATATCCCATAGCCGTTCCCGGTATGGGCACTGCTATGCAGGAAAAACTGAAGGAAAGCCGTATCCTGGTTGTAGGTGCGGGAGGTTTAGGTAGCCCGGTTATTCAATACCTGAGTGCAAGTGGTGTGGGTGTAATCGGCATTGCTGACTATGGTGTAATTACTGACGAAGATATGCATCGTCAGCCTATTTACCATATGCAGGATCTGCGTAAGCACAAGGCGAAGATGGCTGCCAGCCGTCTGTGGTCCAGCAATCCTTTTACTAAACATTATCCCCTGTTGTTGCAGGTGAAACCTGAAAATATCAACCAGTTGCTGGAAGGTATGGACCTCGTCATTGATTGTTCTCAACATATGCCGACTCACCTGGTGGTGAATGATGCCTGTATCGCAAAAGGTAAACCTTTTGTAATTGGCGAGGTACATAACTGGATCTCCTGGTGGGCTGGGTTTAATATCGCGCCATCCAGTGGTGATGCGGCAGCGTCTTACCGTTGCAATATTAACCTGATTGATGAATATACCAATTTTGATGCTGGTGCTATCGGTGTAACGCATGGCGCTACCGGTATGCTGATCGTAAATGAGGTATTGAAATACCTGGCCGGTGTACCCGATGGCCTGGCGAATAAACTTTATAGTATGGATTACCTCCATAACGTATACCAAACTCATACACTCAACCCCGATGCCGGGATCCTGGCTACTACCAAAGCCAATGGCCTGCTCACCGCAGAAGCTTATGGACTGGAATTAGTACCGGATATTGAAGACTAA
- a CDS encoding HAMP domain-containing sensor histidine kinase, translating to MVPLKKVFPIIVVLITLSLLGLIYIQFSWIHNASIVRREQIEERAINVLDRVREEMLARSGPAIRLKMNGPGVRPTERGLTIDKFNTLDLNIAVSDRFTTAEVRNLLISGLKREGLDTTFEFAIVGKGNFGESSIKMQSAGFPNMATAVARDSVNYLVKYMPLLGSYEYMTDNTETMVVLQPRNNMSFLLSLGKMVAGGILFTGVIITAFALTIRTMLNQKKISEIKSDFINNMTHELKTPLATISLAIDAIGNEKVMDNKEKIRYFSGIIKEENKRMNKQVESILQSALLEKNEIGLKLQPTDVHEVITHTVENIQLQLASKNGHVELRLDAINPIIQADDVHFSNVIFNLLDNAIKYSKENLEVIISTYSTRKSLVITVSDNGIGMSRDTISRIFEKFYRAHTGNVHNVKGFGLGLSYVKAIIDAHKGKIKVESAVGKGSKFTLEFPQD from the coding sequence ATGGTACCACTGAAGAAAGTCTTTCCCATCATTGTGGTGTTAATTACACTATCCTTGCTGGGCCTCATTTACATCCAGTTTAGCTGGATCCATAACGCCTCTATCGTACGCAGAGAGCAGATTGAAGAACGCGCTATCAATGTACTTGATAGGGTGCGGGAAGAAATGCTTGCACGCTCCGGTCCCGCAATTCGCCTGAAAATGAATGGTCCCGGCGTCAGGCCTACCGAAAGAGGTTTAACGATCGATAAGTTCAATACACTTGACCTGAATATCGCTGTCAGTGACCGCTTCACGACCGCAGAGGTGAGAAACCTGCTCATCAGCGGACTGAAACGCGAAGGGCTTGATACCACCTTTGAATTCGCGATCGTAGGCAAAGGGAACTTTGGCGAAAGCAGCATTAAAATGCAGTCTGCCGGCTTCCCTAATATGGCCACAGCTGTAGCCCGGGATAGTGTAAACTACCTCGTGAAATACATGCCACTGTTAGGTAGCTATGAATACATGACGGATAATACGGAAACCATGGTGGTACTGCAACCTCGCAATAACATGTCTTTCCTGCTGTCTCTCGGAAAAATGGTTGCCGGTGGTATTCTCTTTACCGGTGTAATCATCACTGCATTTGCACTCACCATCCGCACCATGCTGAACCAGAAGAAGATCTCCGAGATCAAATCTGACTTCATCAACAACATGACGCATGAGCTGAAAACCCCGCTGGCCACCATCTCGCTGGCCATCGATGCGATCGGCAATGAGAAGGTCATGGACAATAAAGAAAAGATCCGCTACTTCTCCGGTATCATCAAAGAAGAGAATAAACGTATGAACAAACAGGTGGAAAGCATTCTGCAATCAGCCTTGTTGGAAAAGAACGAAATTGGATTAAAATTACAACCCACCGATGTGCATGAAGTAATCACGCATACGGTCGAAAATATACAGCTGCAGCTGGCTTCCAAGAATGGTCACGTTGAACTGAGACTGGATGCCATCAACCCGATCATTCAGGCTGATGACGTACATTTCTCCAACGTTATTTTTAACCTGCTGGACAATGCGATCAAGTATTCCAAAGAGAACCTGGAAGTGATTATCTCTACCTACAGCACCCGCAAGAGCCTTGTCATCACTGTATCAGATAATGGTATCGGGATGAGTCGTGATACGATTTCACGTATCTTTGAAAAATTCTATCGTGCACATACAGGTAACGTACACAATGTAAAAGGCTTCGGCCTGGGTCTCAGCTATGTAAAAGCCATCATCGATGCACACAAAGGAAAAATCAAGGTAGAAAGCGCTGTGGGCAAGGGTAGCAAGTTTACACTTGAATTCCCGCAGGACTAA
- a CDS encoding YqgE/AlgH family protein produces MVTLSPGILLISDPFLKDPNFARTVVLLCEHQSNKGSFGFVLNKRFDQNLHDLVPDILIPNIPVYYGGPVQIDTIHFVHQQPELIKGGFEIINGVYWGGEFDKVVNLINAGKLDINKIRFFIGYSGWSSGQLDNELNEKSWILSPSNKALIFDEKDENIWKQALKNLGSNFAIMANFPIDPLLN; encoded by the coding sequence ATGGTAACCTTGTCGCCTGGAATATTGCTTATTTCTGACCCGTTCCTTAAAGATCCAAACTTCGCCCGCACCGTAGTACTACTCTGTGAGCACCAATCCAATAAAGGAAGTTTTGGCTTCGTCCTCAACAAACGTTTTGATCAAAATCTGCACGACCTCGTTCCAGACATATTGATTCCCAACATCCCTGTCTATTACGGAGGCCCGGTGCAGATAGACACCATCCACTTCGTTCATCAACAACCAGAACTCATCAAAGGTGGTTTCGAAATCATCAACGGTGTATACTGGGGTGGGGAATTTGATAAAGTTGTGAACCTGATCAATGCAGGCAAACTCGATATCAATAAGATCCGTTTCTTCATCGGCTATTCCGGTTGGAGTAGTGGACAGCTTGACAATGAATTAAATGAAAAAAGCTGGATACTTTCACCCAGCAATAAAGCCCTCATCTTCGATGAAAAAGATGAGAACATATGGAAACAAGCTTTAAAGAACCTGGGCAGTAACTTTGCCATCATGGCCAACTTCCCCATAGATCCATTATTAAATTAG
- the atpC gene encoding ATP synthase F1 subunit epsilon, protein MLLEVLTPEKKLYSGEVYGVQLPGIDGSFEVLNNHAPLIAALGKGRMKVLKDKSQNEFYNIEGGFVEVLRNKATVLVEGASAI, encoded by the coding sequence ATGTTATTAGAAGTATTAACACCTGAAAAGAAACTGTACTCTGGCGAAGTGTATGGCGTACAGTTGCCAGGGATAGACGGCTCTTTTGAAGTGCTGAATAATCACGCGCCGTTGATTGCCGCATTGGGCAAGGGCAGAATGAAAGTGCTGAAAGATAAGTCACAGAATGAATTCTATAACATAGAAGGTGGTTTTGTGGAAGTACTAAGGAATAAAGCGACTGTGCTTGTAGAAGGTGCATCAGCAATATAA
- the atpD gene encoding F0F1 ATP synthase subunit beta, which produces MPNTGKIKQIIGPVVDVHFDGKLPEIYNALEITRENGQKVVLEVQQHLGEDSVRCVAMDSTDGFVRGMVVTDKGAPIKMPVGDGIKGRLFNVVGEAIDGLGDIDTTNGYPIHRKPPRFEDLATDTEVLFTGIKVIDLIEPYAKGGKIGLFGGAGVGKTVLIQELINNIAKGYEGLSVFAGVGERTREGNDLMREMIEAGIVKYGEKFVESMEHGGWDLAAVDKEQLKQSQATFIFGQMNEPPGARARVALSGLTIAEYFRDGDGTAGGGKDILFFVDNIFRFTQAGSEVSALLGRMPSAVGYQPTLATEMGLMQERITSTKNGSITSVQAVYVPADDLTDPAPATTFAHLDATTVLDRKISDLGIYPAVSPLDSTSRILSPSIVGEAHYNCAQRVKMILQRYKELQDIIAILGMDELSDEDKLTVSRARRVQRFLSQPFHVAEQFTGLKGVLVPIEETIKGFNMIMDGEVDEYPEAAFNLVGNIEAAIEKGKKLLEAAKN; this is translated from the coding sequence ATGCCTAACACAGGTAAGATCAAGCAAATTATCGGTCCAGTGGTGGACGTCCACTTCGACGGGAAGCTACCCGAAATCTACAATGCACTGGAAATTACCCGCGAAAATGGTCAGAAGGTAGTGCTGGAAGTTCAGCAGCACCTTGGCGAAGATAGTGTTCGTTGCGTTGCAATGGACTCTACAGACGGTTTCGTGAGAGGAATGGTGGTAACAGACAAGGGTGCTCCTATTAAAATGCCGGTGGGCGATGGTATTAAGGGTCGCTTGTTCAACGTGGTAGGTGAGGCTATTGACGGTCTGGGGGATATTGATACTACAAATGGTTATCCTATTCACCGTAAGCCTCCTCGTTTCGAGGATCTGGCTACAGATACAGAAGTATTATTTACCGGTATCAAAGTAATTGACCTGATCGAACCATATGCAAAAGGTGGTAAGATTGGATTGTTCGGTGGTGCTGGTGTAGGTAAAACAGTATTGATCCAGGAGCTGATCAACAACATTGCGAAAGGTTACGAAGGTTTGTCTGTGTTTGCAGGTGTGGGTGAGCGTACCCGTGAAGGTAATGACCTGATGCGTGAAATGATCGAAGCTGGTATCGTTAAATATGGTGAGAAATTCGTTGAATCCATGGAACATGGTGGATGGGATCTGGCAGCTGTTGATAAAGAACAACTGAAACAATCTCAGGCTACATTTATCTTTGGTCAGATGAACGAACCTCCTGGTGCCCGTGCACGTGTTGCATTGTCTGGTCTGACTATTGCAGAATATTTCCGTGATGGAGATGGTACTGCAGGTGGTGGTAAAGATATCCTGTTCTTCGTTGACAACATCTTCCGTTTCACACAGGCAGGTTCTGAAGTATCCGCACTGTTAGGTCGTATGCCTTCTGCGGTGGGTTATCAGCCTACACTGGCTACAGAGATGGGTCTGATGCAGGAGCGTATCACTTCAACCAAGAATGGTTCCATCACTTCTGTACAGGCGGTGTATGTACCTGCGGATGACTTGACTGACCCTGCTCCGGCTACAACCTTTGCGCACCTGGATGCTACTACGGTATTGGATCGTAAGATCTCTGACCTTGGTATTTATCCTGCGGTGAGTCCACTGGATTCTACATCACGTATTCTTTCTCCTTCTATCGTAGGTGAAGCACACTACAACTGTGCACAGCGTGTGAAGATGATTCTGCAACGTTATAAAGAACTGCAGGATATCATTGCGATCCTTGGTATGGATGAATTGAGCGACGAAGATAAACTCACAGTTAGCCGTGCACGTCGTGTACAGCGTTTCCTGTCACAGCCTTTCCACGTAGCAGAGCAGTTTACTGGTCTGAAAGGTGTACTGGTTCCGATCGAAGAAACTATCAAAGGTTTCAACATGATCATGGATGGTGAAGTTGATGAGTATCCTGAAGCAGCATTCAACCTGGTAGGTAACATCGAAGCAGCTATCGAAAAAGGTAAGAAACTGCTGGAAGCAGCTAAGAACTAA
- a CDS encoding DUF6600 domain-containing protein produces MKNIKRYIFTIAIAASFAALPGMSCVAARPPQDFQVSNGGFYDALSPYGRWVNYGGYGDCWIPNAGPDFQPYSTNGHWVYTDYGWTWMSDYDWGWAPFHYGRWTYDDYYGWIWIPGYEWGPAWVSWRNSTDYYGWAPLGPGMSIGVSVNIPVSYWSFVPCQYITNAYVSRYYVPHNNRVEVYNRTTIINNTTIINNRTYYRGPATRDVERYTRTNIRPMRVENSDRPGRGSIGNDQVRVYRPNPNDLRQGQQNRNFSSGNGNNRNNFDRPNSPNNNNNVPNRVDNRNNNVPNRGNNNNNNNLPNRNDNNNNNVPNRVDNRNNNNNTNNINNDRNDNRNSDRGLDRNNNSNRPDRTSPSTPTPNTSTRTQVNDQQRIQQQQQQERVRQQQQQQRVQQQQNQQRIQQQQQQQRTQQEQQQRIQQQQQQQRAQQEQQQRVQQQQQQQRTQQQQQQQRVQPQPQQQRVQQQQAQQQSQPSRTAPRRTER; encoded by the coding sequence ATGAAAAACATTAAACGATATATTTTCACAATAGCAATAGCAGCCTCCTTTGCTGCACTCCCCGGTATGTCCTGTGTAGCTGCCCGCCCTCCACAAGACTTTCAGGTTTCTAATGGCGGCTTCTACGATGCCCTTAGCCCTTATGGCCGCTGGGTCAATTATGGAGGTTACGGTGACTGCTGGATTCCAAATGCCGGACCTGATTTCCAACCCTATTCTACCAATGGTCACTGGGTATACACTGACTATGGCTGGACCTGGATGTCTGATTACGATTGGGGATGGGCTCCTTTCCACTACGGTCGCTGGACATATGACGACTATTATGGCTGGATCTGGATCCCAGGTTACGAATGGGGACCTGCATGGGTGAGCTGGAGAAACAGTACCGATTATTATGGCTGGGCACCTTTAGGTCCTGGTATGAGCATCGGCGTGAGTGTGAATATTCCCGTATCCTACTGGTCATTCGTACCCTGCCAGTACATTACCAACGCTTATGTAAGCCGATATTATGTACCTCATAATAATAGAGTAGAAGTTTATAACCGTACTACCATCATTAATAATACAACTATTATTAATAACCGCACCTACTACCGTGGCCCTGCCACCAGGGATGTAGAACGCTATACCAGGACAAACATCCGTCCAATGCGTGTGGAAAACAGTGATCGCCCAGGTCGTGGTTCAATAGGTAATGACCAGGTACGTGTATACCGTCCTAACCCAAATGACTTACGTCAGGGTCAGCAGAACCGGAACTTCTCCAGCGGTAACGGTAATAACAGGAATAACTTCGATAGACCTAATAGTCCGAATAATAATAACAACGTTCCTAACAGGGTTGATAACAGGAATAATAACGTTCCTAACAGGGGCAATAATAACAATAATAACAACCTCCCTAACAGGAATGATAATAACAATAACAACGTCCCTAACAGGGTCGATAATAGAAACAATAATAATAACACAAACAACATTAACAATGACCGGAACGACAATCGCAATTCTGACAGGGGCCTTGACAGGAATAACAATTCTAACAGGCCTGATCGTACCTCGCCTTCAACGCCTACGCCCAATACCAGTACGCGCACGCAGGTAAATGACCAGCAACGTATCCAGCAGCAGCAACAGCAGGAACGTGTTCGTCAACAGCAGCAGCAACAACGTGTTCAGCAGCAGCAAAATCAACAAAGGATACAGCAACAACAGCAACAGCAAAGGACTCAACAGGAACAACAACAGCGTATCCAGCAACAACAACAGCAGCAAAGAGCGCAACAGGAACAACAGCAGAGAGTTCAACAACAGCAACAACAACAACGTACCCAGCAGCAGCAACAGCAGCAAAGAGTGCAGCCACAGCCACAGCAGCAAAGGGTACAGCAACAACAGGCACAACAGCAATCCCAACCTTCCCGTACTGCTCCACGCAGAACTGAAAGGTAA
- a CDS encoding GNAT family N-acetyltransferase encodes MLSFQHTKIISPEVNALYEAAFPEEERRPLPAQQRLLVEGALQLLKVMEGARFVGFVFCWGLTDFTFIEHFAIDPAMRGQGMGTKVITLLFERFGRLVLETELPHTLNAQRRIRFYEALGFAAFSTPYLQPPYREGWEPLQLILMQKGMFQEEHTFSKVSNEIYREVYGL; translated from the coding sequence ATGTTATCGTTCCAGCACACAAAAATTATTTCACCTGAAGTTAATGCATTGTATGAGGCAGCCTTTCCTGAGGAGGAGCGGCGGCCTTTGCCTGCGCAACAGCGGTTGCTGGTGGAGGGGGCATTGCAGTTGCTGAAGGTGATGGAGGGGGCAAGGTTTGTGGGGTTTGTGTTTTGTTGGGGACTGACTGATTTCACGTTTATAGAGCATTTTGCGATCGATCCTGCTATGAGAGGGCAGGGGATGGGTACGAAGGTGATTACCTTATTATTTGAGCGATTTGGTCGGTTAGTATTAGAAACCGAGTTACCGCATACTCTTAATGCGCAGCGGCGGATCCGGTTTTATGAAGCGCTGGGTTTTGCTGCATTTTCCACACCTTATTTACAGCCTCCTTACAGGGAAGGTTGGGAGCCATTACAATTGATCTTAATGCAGAAAGGTATGTTCCAGGAGGAACATACCTTTTCAAAAGTCAGCAATGAAATATATCGGGAGGTTTATGGTCTCTGA
- a CDS encoding ATP-binding protein: MMSRMVAPRLTSCIVPLLVQSPDSIIAITIALLFLLIAGGVIVMIYRLRMQLKNAQSALSDSMKGKLDMITNFNREMRTPLNAIIGMSEQLSHTILDKEQREFMYSIEHAASTLLRIMNNAQEVYNLAKGEVQLNAHPFEVYAAFHAVTEEQRKAALEKGLYFDALYEGDQYLRVQGDEQRLKQVILHLVENAIRYTTQGGIQVILRVSKTAEDKVWVRVEVKDTGIGIPINMLPHLFGFYSVARPPQMGLMSGTGLGLAIIQHILHLHGTNLNVESTPGKGSTFAFEILYQVSDARMTLITRRELEDMTGSFMEGRHVLVADDQEMNLLLLTHILSRWKCNFDKAADGIEAYKLFSLHDYDLVLLDVQMPGMTGVEVVKKIREDRDVAKASVPVLAITADITITENSRYRDLGFNDCMLKPFRERDIYNTIIRHLPPAGVKVL; the protein is encoded by the coding sequence ATGATGTCGCGGATGGTCGCACCCAGGTTGACCTCATGTATTGTACCCCTTCTGGTGCAATCCCCCGATAGTATTATTGCCATTACCATAGCACTATTATTTCTATTAATAGCCGGTGGCGTTATTGTCATGATCTATCGCCTGCGGATGCAATTAAAAAATGCACAATCTGCCTTGTCTGATTCTATGAAAGGCAAGCTGGATATGATTACAAATTTCAACAGGGAAATGCGCACACCACTCAATGCTATCATCGGCATGAGTGAACAGCTTTCTCATACCATACTGGATAAGGAACAACGTGAATTCATGTATTCTATTGAACATGCTGCCAGTACGCTGTTGCGCATTATGAACAATGCACAGGAAGTATATAACCTGGCAAAAGGTGAGGTGCAATTGAATGCACACCCTTTTGAAGTCTACGCTGCCTTTCATGCAGTAACTGAAGAGCAGCGAAAAGCTGCTTTGGAAAAAGGATTGTACTTTGATGCGCTTTATGAAGGCGATCAATATTTGCGTGTACAGGGTGATGAACAACGTCTGAAACAGGTGATACTACACCTGGTGGAAAACGCCATCAGGTATACCACGCAGGGAGGTATACAGGTTATACTGCGTGTGTCAAAAACTGCTGAAGATAAAGTGTGGGTAAGAGTAGAGGTTAAAGATACCGGTATAGGTATTCCTATAAACATGCTTCCTCATTTATTCGGATTTTATAGTGTAGCACGTCCTCCGCAAATGGGGTTGATGAGTGGAACGGGATTAGGGTTAGCTATTATTCAGCATATTCTGCACCTGCATGGTACAAATTTAAATGTTGAGAGTACGCCAGGCAAAGGCAGCACTTTTGCATTTGAAATTTTATACCAGGTATCGGATGCTCGTATGACCTTGATTACGCGCAGGGAGCTGGAGGATATGACCGGTAGTTTTATGGAAGGCAGGCATGTTCTGGTGGCGGATGACCAGGAGATGAATTTGTTATTACTTACACATATTCTGAGCCGTTGGAAATGTAATTTTGATAAGGCTGCAGATGGTATTGAAGCGTATAAATTATTCTCTTTGCACGATTATGACCTGGTGCTGCTGGATGTACAGATGCCGGGGATGACAGGGGTGGAGGTCGTGAAGAAAATCAGGGAGGATAGGGATGTGGCGAAAGCCAGCGTACCAGTGCTGGCTATTACTGCAGATATTACGATTACGGAGAATAGCCGGTATAGAGATTTAGGATTTAATGATTGTATGTTGAAGCCTTTCAGGGAAAGAGATATTTACAACACTATTATCAGACATTTACCTCCTGCGGGTGTAAAGGTATTATAA